The following proteins are encoded in a genomic region of Anguilla anguilla isolate fAngAng1 chromosome 15, fAngAng1.pri, whole genome shotgun sequence:
- the LOC118214002 gene encoding 3 beta-hydroxysteroid dehydrogenase/Delta 5-->4-isomerase-like, with protein sequence MSPASDVYLITGACGFLGERICRQLLEEEQGLAEIRLFDKKSKPELVQSLQASTSQTKVSMFEGDIRDSELLRRACRGVTLVVHTASIIDIVGAVDYSELHGVNVKGTQLLLEACIQESVASFVYTSSIEVAGPNPQGDPVINGDEDTPYPARLKFPYSRTKQEAEQLSLRAHGEPLRNGGRLATCILRPMYIYGDGCPFLILHMANGIRNGNVLLRTSRRDAKVNPAYVGNVALAHLRAAQALRDPERRAVVGGNFYFISDDTPPVSYSDFNHVLMSPLGFGIQEKLLLPYPLLFFLSFLMELLQWLLRPFLRYCPPLNRQLLIMVNTPFTFSYRKAQKDIGYTPRYSWEESHKRTTDWLATLLPQERERIKTH encoded by the exons ATGTCTCCAGCCAGTGATGTTTATCTCATTACGGGAGCCTGTGGCTTCCTGGGAGAGAGGATCTGCCGGCAGCTCCTGGAGGAAGAGCAGGGACTCGCTGAGATCCGACTCTTTGACAAGAAATCCAAGCCTGAGCTTGTCCAGTCCCTTCAAG CATCCACAAGTCAGACCAAAGTGAGCATGTTCGAGGGGGACATCAGAGACAGCGAGCTACTGAGGAGAGCCTGTCGTGGAGTGACCCTGGTTGTCCACACTGCATCTATCATTGACATCGTCGGAGCTGTGGACTACAGTGAACTCCATGGTGTTAACGTGAAAG GGACCCAGCTCCTGCTGGAagcctgcatccaggagagcgTGGCGTCCTTCGTCTACACCAGCAGCATCGAGGTGGCAGGCCCCAACCCGCAGGGCGACCCAGTCATCAACGGTGATGAGGACACGCCCTACCCAGCCCGTCTCAAGTTCCCGTACAGCAGGACCAagcaggaggcggagcagcTGAGCCTTCGGGCGCACGGCGAGCCCCTGCGCAACGGGGGCCGGCTGGCCACCTGCATCCTGCGGCCCATGTACATCTACGGCGATGGCTGCCCCTTCCTCATCCTCCACATGGCTAACGGCATCCGCAACGGCAACGTGCTGCTGCGCACGTCCCGGCGCGATGCCAAAGTCAACCCCGCGTATGTGGGGAACGTGGCCCTCGCCCACCTCCGCGCCGCGCAGGCCCTGAGGGACCCCGAGAGGAGGGCGGTGGTTGGGGGGAACTTCTACTTCATTTCGGACGACACGCCGCCCGTCAGCTACTCGGATTTCAACCACGTGTTGATGTCGCCGCTCGGGTTCGGCATCCAGGAGAAGCTTCTCCTGCCCTatcccctcctcttcttcctctccttcctcatgGAGCTGCTCCAGTGGTTGCTCCGCCCCTTCCTGCGGTACTGCCCACCGCTGAACCGGCAGCTCTTAATCATGGTCAACACGCCCTTCACGTTTTCTTATCGGAAAGCCCAGAAAGACATAGGGTACACTCCCCGCTATAGTTGGGAGGAGTCACACAAGCGCaccactgattggctggccaCCCTCCTGCctcaggagagagagcgaatCAAGACTCACTGA
- the si:rp71-68n21.9 gene encoding kelch-like protein 9, with the protein MGSSEEEGKMLSRLSRIGSRGSLREPPKPPAQATKPAATVKTPPELSPKPPALAPKPSSREFSSSDHGSAILQGFEHFRSHESLCDVTLVPGDSSAVFPVHRVIMASASDYFKAMFTGGMREQEQKVIKLHGVSETGLRNIIDFIYSSRVSLSLGCLQDTLEAASFLQVLPVLGFCKELLRHEVTIENCVEVGRIASDLLLEEVQTYINKFVCQNFSQLVKTETHLQLSESSMAYALSSDSLKGFSEMELFRVARAWLGHDLAGRRPHTYALMRCIRFPLMSPAELLQISQEDDGTLRSDTACVNLLLEASNYQMMPFLQPTLQTERTAIRSDSTHLLALGGVMRQQLVVSKELRLYDQEAQAWRALQPMDMPRYQHGVALIGNFLYIVGGQSNYDTKGKTAVDSVYRYDPRFDRWLQVASLNEKRTFFHLSALKGKLYAVGGRNSSGEIDTVECYSLSKNEWTFVAPMKEPHYGHAGTVHGELMYVSGGITRDTFQKELSCYDPDTDSWSRRADMTTLRGLHCMCTVGDRLYVMGGNHFRGANDYDDVLTCEFYSPATDQWTDVAAMPRGQSDVGVAVFQGQIYVVGGYSWNSRCMVDIVQRYDPKQDEWEQVFKVLEPLGGIRACTMTVHPPDASVEAQTQECPLSTPKR; encoded by the exons ATGGG gagcagtgaggaggaggGCAAGATGCTCTCCAGACTGTCCCGCATAGGAAGCAGGGGATCACTGAGGGAGCCCCCAAAACCTCCCGCCCAGGCCACCAAGCCCGCTGCCACAGTCAAAACGCCCCCCGAACTGAGCCCAAAGCCCCCTGCACTTGCCCCCAAACCCAGCTCCAGAGAGTTCAGCAGCAGCGATCACGGATCCGCCATCCTGCAG GGGTTTGAACACTTCCGGTCCCACGAGTCCCTGTGTGACGTCACTCTGGTGCCGGGAGACAGCAGTGCGGTTTTCCCGGTGCACAGAGTCATAATGGCTTCCGCCAGCGACTACTTCAAGGCCATGTTCACAG gtgggatgagagagcaggagcagaaggTGATCAAGCTGCACGGCGTGAGCGAGACTGGCCTGAGGAACATAATCGACTTCATCTACTCGAGCCGCGTGTCCCTCAGTCTCGGCTGCCTGCAGGACACCCTGGAGGCCGCCAGTTTCCTGCAGGTCCTGCCTGTCCTGGGCTTCTGCAAGGAGCTGCTGAGGCATGAG GTCACCATAGAAAACTGCGTGGAAGTGGGGCGCATTGCCAGCGACCTTCTCCTGGAGGAGGTGCAGACCTACATCAACAAGTTTGTCTGCCAGAACTTCTCCCAGCTGGTGAAGACCGAGACGCACCTGCAGCTCTCAGAGTCCAGCATGGCGTACGCGCTGTCCAGCGACTCCCTCAAGGGTTTCTCTGAGATGGAGCTGTTCCGGGTGGCCCGGGCCTGGCTGGGGCACGACCTCGCCGGGCGCCGCCCGCACACCTATGCCCTGATGAGGTGCATCCGCTTCCCCCTCATGAGCCCTGCCGAGCTGCTCCAGATCTCCCAGGAGGACGACGGCACCCTGCGGTCCGACACGGCCTGCGTCAACCTCCTGCTGGAGGCCAGCAACTACCAGATGATGCCCTTCCTGCAGCCCACCCTGCAGACGGAGCGCACAGCCATCCGCTCCGACTCCACCCACCTGCTGGCGCTGGGCGGGGTCATGCGGCAGCAGCTGGTGGTGAGCAAGGAGCTGCGGCTGTACGACCAGGAGGCGCAGGCCTGGCGCGCCCTGCAGCCCATGGACATGCCTCGCTACCAGCACGGCGTGGCACTCATCGGCAACTTCCTCTACATCGTGGGGGGCCAGAGCAACTACGACACCAAGGGCAAGACAGCGGTGGACAGCGTGTACCGCTACGACCCGCGATTCGACAGGTGGCTGCAGGTGGCCTCGCTCAACGAGAAGAGGACCTTCTTCCACCTCAGCGCCTTGAAGGGGAAGCTGTACGCCGTGGGAGGCAGGAACTCTTCAGGCGAGATTG acactgttgAGTGCTACAGCCTCAGTAAGAACGAGTGGACATTCGTGGCCCCGATGAAAGAGCCGCACTACGGGCATGCAGGAACAGTGCACGGGGAGCTGATGTATGTATCCG GTGGAATCACACGGGACACCTTCCAGAAGGAGCTGTCGTGCTACGATCCTGACACGGACAGCTGGAGCCGGCGGGCGGACATGACCACGCTGCGCGGCCTGCACTGCATGTGCACGGTCGGGGACCGCCTCTACGTGATGGGCGGGAACCACTTCCGGGGCGCCAACGACTACGACGACGTGCTGACCTGCGAGTTCTACAGCCCGGCGACGGACCAGTGGACCGACGTGGCGGCCATGCCGCGGGGACAAAGCGACGTGGGCGTGGCCGTCTTCCAGGGCCAGATCTACGTGGTGGGCGGCTACTCGTGGAACAGCCGCTGCATGGTGGACATCGTGCAGCGCTACGACCCCAAGCAGGACGAGTGGGAGCAGGTGTTCAAGGTCCTGGAGCCGCTGGGCGGGATCCGAGCCTGCACCATGACGGTGCACCCGCCCGACGCCTCCGTCGAGGCCCAGACCCAGGAGtgccccctctccaccccaaAAAGATGA